Within the Ferrimicrobium sp. genome, the region GCCGAACTCGGCATTGCGTAAGGTTGCGAGAGTGCGCCTGACCTCCGGAGTCGAGGTCACGGCGTATATACCTGGGATTGGTCACAATCTTCAGGAGCACTCTATCGTGCTCGTGCGAGGTGGCCGAGTCAAGGACCTCCCCGGAGTCCGTTACAAGATCGTTCGCGGCTCGTTGGACTCAGCTGGTGTGAAGAATCGTAAGCAAGCCCGTAGCCGATACGGTGCGAAGAGGGAGAAGTAGAGCTATGCCCAGAAAGGGCCCAATCCAACCGCGATATATCGCCTCAGACCCGGTCTACCATTCAGTGCTTGTCGCTCAATTCGTGAACAAAGTGTTGGTGAGCGGCAAGAAGTCAGTTGCAGAGC harbors:
- the rpsL gene encoding 30S ribosomal protein S12 gives rise to the protein MPTISQLVRKGRESKRTKTKTPALKGSPQRRGVCTRVYTATPKKPNSALRKVARVRLTSGVEVTAYIPGIGHNLQEHSIVLVRGGRVKDLPGVRYKIVRGSLDSAGVKNRKQARSRYGAKREK